In Coffea eugenioides isolate CCC68of chromosome 4, Ceug_1.0, whole genome shotgun sequence, the genomic stretch GTTTGCATGGCACTGTTTTACGACTGATATTCTCAGTCACTAACCTTATTTTCATGACTGTGAAGTCTTTCACAAGCAGCAACAAGGGAAGCAACAACTCCAGATCTTCCCATTTCAAAAAGATCCTTAAACTTTGTACCAAGGTCGACCCAAATCAAATCCATCTAGTAACAAAAATATGATAGAAAAGAATTACATAGCAATCTATTAAAAAAATTGCTTCAAGggtaattatttaaaaaaaactcTAGTAGCACCAAATCTAAGGAGCAGATAAGTTGTGCTACTAATTCAAAGCTGAAAGCTCCAATGGACATCACACTTGGCACCATACAGATAACTAAATAAATGCATCTACTGCTGTTTGCAACCAGTAATACCTAGGGCACCtgatttttatcttattttggataattcacaaaaaagagaagaagactCACAACACTTAAAGTTTCAGTGGACATACTTGATCTTTGGTCCTGGCATGAGAAATCAAAGCCTGGACAACAAAATTCCCACACTGCTGTGATGACAGAGGAAACAACGAATTTCTGAAAACTTTCACAAACAATTCCTCATATAAGGAATCAGGGGCCACTTCCAAAATAacctgttaaagaaaacaaaacttgCAAAATTTAAGGAACACAATATAGTACTAACACATTAGATTAAAATCACAACACTCAAATAAGGCCTCAAGAGAACTTCAAAAAATTACGCAACGAAACTTTGAATTACAATAATGAAGGAAGCAATTCATAAACTTAAAACAATTTATCATGGCCAATCAAGGAAACCAGGGCActttaaaatgcaaaaatcattAAGGGTTTGATCTGTTAGAGTACCTCCATTAAATGGCTGAATGCAGTTTTTTCCATCAAAGGTAAAAGCTTTTGCACTACTGTATTTTCTATTAAGTTCCCCTCGTTAGCATTCTCCGAGCTGCATCCCAGAATAGCAGGAACAATATCCAACAACAATTGTTCTTGCCGAGCCAATAATTTTAGAGAAGTCTGCGATTCAATAACCAAGCAAGTTATTGAGGCTAATTCACAATGGCTAACAACTTCAAGACAAATGAAAAGCAGAAAGCTCTAAGTTGGAAATGGCTGGTTAAACAATACAAGCATAGATGTAAAGGCATCTCTTCTTCTAAATCTGTGCCAAAGCTACAAACTAGGCAAACAGGTATTTTCTGGTAAAAGTATAGACAAAAATGCAAAGCTCATGTGAAAGCATCAGAGAACAACATTAATCATAAACTATTAGTTGAAGGAAATCACAATACTTGCAAACTTTGAAATAGCAGCAAAACATGCCTGCAGAACCAAGCTGCCGTATTGATTAACTCGAAGGACGGCCATATCTTTTCTAGCACAACTTAACATCTCAGATACAAGGAACTCGAGTAATTCTGGAAATCTCTGCTGAAGATTTTTCAGGTCGTTATTACTCTGTGAAGAAACTCTAGAATTTAGCCTTTCAGCAAGCACAGTGGATGACTTAGTAGAATGGAAACCCGAAGGGTCTAAAGGCACTCCTCCACAAAGACAAAGGAGACTCCGAATAACATGAGATCCATAACAGTTGCACATTATATCAACAGGATTGACCACGATCATCTGGAATGGAGAAAGGGCACCAATTAAAGAAAGGCTCAACAAAGTTAGCAAATCCATGAAGATAGCATTGTTATCTtaaatcaagtttcaaaacAATCAGCACTGTTTTCTGGATTTATCAAGTTATCTTAGTCTGGTAGCAAACTTTTCTTCATAATTTCTTTTAGCCAGAAGACCATGTATTCCCATGTCTGCTGCATCAAATAGGGGCGTGTAATCCCCCAGAGCAACACAGCTGTGTAACATGGTACAGTTTCACAACCTAAAGAGAGCTAGACACTTTTAACACACCGAACTTCATACCCTGGATATAGTGGTCAAAGTATCCTCGATCAGAATGTGGTTGTCTGTGTCTTGAAGATGCATAGCCAGAGCCTTCAGTGCCGTTTCCACCACATGAGACCCAGACCTATCCATTGCAATAAGGGAAAAGTTGCTTTGACAGTTTCTTAGGAAACCACAAAGATGTTCTACAGAGCAGCCTTCCAGTAAAGTTTGTAAAGTGTGGCTTATGATGTAATCAGTGGCAAGTTGCACTTCTTTCCCTCTTGCTTCTTCCAAAGCATTTCCACATATAACAGCCCTCTCCTCGAGATCAATTTCGCTGCCTTCAATGACATTTGCAATTTCCGTAAAATA encodes the following:
- the LOC113769479 gene encoding pumilio homolog 23, which translates into the protein MGRKPFRKRAGSDGNHSSQDFGGQMNRTGTFSKPLQHDEASVPHASFVRKQVDPETSKYFTEIANVIEGSEIDLEERAVICGNALEEARGKEVQLATDYIISHTLQTLLEGCSVEHLCGFLRNCQSNFSLIAMDRSGSHVVETALKALAMHLQDTDNHILIEDTLTTISRMIVVNPVDIMCNCYGSHVIRSLLCLCGGVPLDPSGFHSTKSSTVLAERLNSRVSSQSNNDLKNLQQRFPELLEFLVSEMLSCARKDMAVLRVNQYGSLVLQTSLKLLARQEQLLLDIVPAILGCSSENANEGNLIENTVVQKLLPLMEKTAFSHLMEVILEVAPDSLYEELFVKVFRNSLFPLSSQQCGNFVVQALISHARTKDQMDLIWVDLGTKFKDLFEMGRSGVVASLVAACERLHSHENKCSQALATAVSAMDESPRCIVPRILFLDKYFSSEDKSNCYWPDGVKMHVVGSLILQTIFRLPCEFIQSYITSITSLEDSQVLEASKDACGSRVIEAFLSSNASSKQKRKLVIKLCGHFGELSVHSLGSFTVDKCFDASSASLRETIVSELVPVQKDLLKTKQGPYLLRKLDVEGFAKRPDQWKLRQASKQSVLKEFYDAFGPPETKSSKNKSFVADANRKSQPDRMQEIRKEIDNSLVNVAPHFGNQFLAHQTSKKAKNSGRKRPRERTSRATDARGGGDLGNKKKKKYNRNS